A window from Erythrolamprus reginae isolate rEryReg1 chromosome 9, rEryReg1.hap1, whole genome shotgun sequence encodes these proteins:
- the LRP3 gene encoding low-density lipoprotein receptor-related protein 3, translated as MEAPAAEPRGPGALGPLAALCLVNLFLTGKIETAVPSLAACSGKPEQHMERRGVIYSPSWPLNYLPAMNCSWYIQGDRGDVITISFKNFDVEDSPKCSVDWLMMGPSSKGEDYKVCGSFIPPSFISARDHIWIFFHSDPSSSAQAQGFRLSYIRGKVGQASCQSDEFHCLNGKCIPVTWKCNSMDECGDNSDEKNCSLPPTEPQSNLCPLGTFQCSVAHSTKCLLNELKCNAVKDCSDGSDEENCPDLSCGKKLSHFYGSFASPDLFRPDRNRADLCCTWQVDTQDNRHVLLQLTLQLGYKDYVKVYDGLEERADKLIETLSYRNNKHSVSLESSKGQMTVLYYAWSKSTGHGFNATYQVKGYCLPWEHPCGDEEECYSDKQHCDGWWHCANGKDEENCPACQKNEYPCEGNSGLCYSLLDRCNNQKNCPNGSDEKNCFVCQPGNFHCGTNLCIFETWRCDGQEDCQDGSDEHNCLVIVPRKVITAALIGSLVCGLLLVIALGCAFKLYSLRSREYRAFETQMTRLEAEFVRREAPPSYGQLIAQGLIPPVEDFPVYNASQASVLQNIRTAMRRQMRRHSSRRSSSRQHLGRLWNRFFHRPRARGQVPLLHTARTSQTVLGDGILNCTDGAPAESLPASPEEACGPPGGLSEPGSSPLALEAEAAEGPSTESAPSPCPAVSPDAEGHHSCMAEAAPEGRLAQAGKADSGRTFRDPLLERVTPIHQRGRASRGRTAGDARHSQLLREETPHATPLKNWDSGYLESPGTLPLRGEHQPSGDPHSCHEEPFGIHPPRCHSMEVPIAASPLPARESSPSDDESLLVC; from the exons ATGGAAGCGCCGGCCGCAGAGCCGCGGGGCCCGGGCGCGCTGGGACCGCTGGCGGCGCTCTGCTTGG TGAATCTCTTCCTGACTGGGAAAATTGAGACTGCGGTTCCTTCCTTAG CCGCTTGTAGTGGAAAACCCGAGCAGCATATGGAACGGAGAGGAGTCATTTATAGTCCTTCATGGCCACTCAACTATCTCCCAGCCATGAACTGCAGCTGGTACATCCAAGGAGACCGTGGCGATGTCATAACTATCAG TTTTAAGAACTTTGATGTGGAGGACTCTCCCAAATGTTCCGTAGACTGGTTGATGATGGGTCCTTCTTCCAAAGGGGAGGACTACAAAGTCTGCGGATCATTTATCCCTCCTTCGTTCATCTCTGCCAGGGACCACATCTGGATCTTTTTCCACTCAGACCCATCAAGTTCAGCCCAGGCTCAGGGATTTCGCCTTTCTTACATTCGAG GAAAGGTTGGCCAAGCCAGCTGCCAATCGGACGAATTCCACTGCCTCAACGGCAAATGCATCCCCGTCACTTGGAAGTGCAACTCCATGGACGAATGCGGGGACAATTCCGACGAGAAAAACTGCAGCCTGCCCCCGACGGAGCCCCAGTCCAACCTCTGCCCTTTGGGGACCTTCCAGTGCAGCGTTGCCCATTCCACCAAGTGCCTGTTGAACGAGCTGAAATGCAACGCCGTCAAAGACTGCAGCGACGGGTCCGACGAAGAAAATTGCCCCGATCTCTCGTGCGGCAAGAAGCTCAGCCATTTCTACGGATCGTTCGCCTCGCCGGATTTGTTCCGCCCGGATCGGAACCGGGCCGACCTCTGTTGCACGTGGCAGGTGGACACCCAAGATAACCGCCACGTCCTTCTGCAGCTCACGTTGCAGCTGGGCTACAAGGATTATGTCAAGGTGTACGACGGCTTAGAGGAGAGGGCCGACAAGCTGATCGAGACGCTCTCGTATCGGAATAACAAGCACTCGGTCAGCCTGGAGTCCTCCAAGGGGCAAATGACCGTCTTGTACTACGCCTGGTCGAAAAGCACCGGCCACGGGTTCAACGCCACGTATCAAGTCAAAGGGTATTGCCTTCCCTGGGAGCACCCTTGCGGCGACGAGGAGGAGTGCTACTCCGACAAGCAGCACTGCGACGGGTGGTGGCATTGCGCCAACGGGAAGGACGAGGAGAATTGTCCCGCCTGTCAGAAAAACGAGTACCCCTGCGAAGGGAACAGCGGGCTCTGCTACTCCTTGCTCGACCGGTGCAACAATCAGAAGAACTGCCCCAACGGGTCGGACGAGAAGAACTGTTTCGTGTGCCAGCCAGGGAATTTCCATTGCGGCACCAACCTCTGCATTTTCGAGACCTGGCGTTGCGACGGGCAGGAGGATTGCCAGGACGGCAGCGACGAGCACAACTGTTTGGTGATTGTGCCCCGGAAAGTGATCACGGCGGCTCTCATCGGGAGCCTGGTCTGCGGGCTGCTGCTGGTGATCGCCTTGGGTTGTGCCTTCAAGCTGTACTCCCTGAGGAGCAGGGAATACCG GGCATTTGAAACCCAGATGACTCGCTTGGAGGCGGAGTTCGTAAGGCGCGAAGCCCCTCCTTCTTACGGGCAGCTGATCGCACAAGGCCTCATTCCTCCCGTGGAAGACTTTCCTGTTTATAATGCATCCCAG gcttccgTGCTGCAGAACATCCGAACGGCCATGAGGCGGCAAATGAGGCGCCATTCCTCAAGGCGCAGCTCTTCCCGCCAACATTTGGGCAGACTCTGGAACAGATTCTTTCACAGGCCGCGAGCGAGAGGCCAGGTCCCGCTCTTGCACACGGCACGTACCTCCCAGACGGTTCTGGGGGACGGCATCCTGAACTGCACAGACGGGGCGCCTGCGGAAAGTCTCCCGGCTTCTCCTGAAGAGGCCTGTGGCCCGCCTGGAGGCCTTTCCGAACCTGGCAGCAGCCCCTTGGCCTTGGAGGCGGAAGCAGCGGAAGGCCCGTCCACCGAGAGTGCGCCAAGCCCTTGCCCAGCCGTTTCACCGGATGCTGAGGGCCACCACAGCTGCATGGCCGAAGCGGCCCCCGAGGGCAGACTCGCACAAGCCGGCAAGGCGGATTCAGGAAGAACATTTAGGGACCCTTTGTTGGAAAGAGTGACACCAATTCACCAACGGGGCAGGGCGTCGCGTGGCAGGACAGCTGGAGACGCCAGACATTCTCAGCTGCTGAGGGAAGAAACGCCTCACGCGACGCCCTTAAAAAACTGGGACTCTGGGTACCTTGAAAGCCCGGGAACCCTCCCTCTTCGGGGGGAACACCAGCCCAGTGGTGACCCGCACTCGTGTCACGAAGAACCTTTCGGCATTCACCCTCCTCGTTGCCATTCCATGGAAGTGCCAATAGCCGCCTCCCCTCTCCCAGCCCGTGAAAGTAGTCCCAGCGATGACGAGTCTTTGTTGGTGTGCTGA